tttatttatagGGTAGCTTAGAGTTGTAGTGATGTGAGAATTGTGGGATCCAGTCTTTTAGATCCTTCTCCAGTAGAGGAGGACCTGGCTGATCTGTCTTTCATTTCTGTTCCATAGCAGCTATGGCAGCAATGAATTTTGAAAGTTGTTGTGATTGTGATAATGTTAGTAGTAGATTTGCTATGTAGTACCTAAAGTGATTGCGCATGTTAGTGGGGGCGAACTTCTGCCACAATAGTTTAGCAAATGGACATTTTTCGTATCTATGTTCCAAAGATGTTGTAGTGTAGGGTTGTTTGCATAGGTCGCAaactttgttgttggatttGTAATGTGTAAAGTGCCCTAAGGTAAACCGATGAAGGAATTCCAATGAAGcttcattatttttgaccattttgttgtaatttttcCAATGTGCTTTTCCATTGTTCAGTACTAATATCTAGTCTTTCTGTCCAACCCAGTGGTGTTAGTACCTCCCTTTTTGCAAGTTGCAGTTTTTTGGAACTGGAGTTGTAGTATTTAGTATCTGTTGATGGTGCGAAATCCTTGGATATGTAATTTTTGGTCGGTGAGTATGATTCGTCAATTGTAGTGTAGAGATCATTCTCTGGGGTTCGAGTTTCTGGTTTATTTAACTCTATCCAAGCCTTAATGGCTGTTTTTAGATGAGTTGGAAGCACTCTTGTTGCCGAGAGTGCCTTGTCCAATTCGTCGTTTTAGTGcatcaaaaatttatacCATGGCACAATTTGTTGGTGGTTGTCTTCTTGTTTTGGTGGTTGaattttattgatgaatttttgTATCTTTAGTCgatatatttcaaattgcCAATCTTGGTCACCGATAAGGGTGTGTAGAATCATTCGACACCTTCCTCCCAGTAATTGAGTTCTGAGGTTGAGAAGCCCAAATCCACCTTGTTTTGGTAGTGCTTCTAAGTTTTCTTGACTAATGTAACGGAAACatgtttttatttggttCTGAATTCCAGTTATATCGTGGTCTCCAAGACTATGGAGAATGTCAAAGTGGTAGATTCGACTCATTATGTGTTTATCCCTGTGACTCTTTGTAGAATTGGTAGGTCAATCATGATGGAGTTTCTTGCACGAGTTTTctaattcttgataaaGTCGTTTTTGAGTTTGATGGATAGTGGTACCCCCAAGTAGTAGACATCGGGGTTATTGATGGGTTTCTTTGTGAATGGTAAGTTGTATTTTTCTGGTTTGTGTGCGAGTAAAACTGTTTTTTCTGGATTTATTTGTAAACcagaaattttttcaaagtcGTGTAAAATTTTCTCAACAAGTTAGCCCCCCCTTCATTGTCGACGAAAATTGTTATATCATCTGCATACGCCAACACATTTACAGAATACCcattttctaatttcacTGCTGTTAAtgtttgatcaattttatgGAAAAGAGGTTCCAATCCTATGTTGAAAAGTGCAGGCGATAGAGGGTTCTCCTGACGTACTCCCTTTCCCAATTTGAACAGACTCGAAAGCCGGTTGTTGAGTTGAATTTGTCCGAAATGGTCCGCCGTGACTGCCATACAGTATCGTATGGTATCGTCATCGATGTTGAGTTTTGTTAATGTTAGTAACAAGTATAAACAGTTGATGTTGTCAAAAGCTTTACGGAAATCGATTAAAATAACTGCATGGTTGCTACTGGTATGACGCCTGATGGCATCGATTGTGGTGGCTAATTTTTGTGTGACATCTTGTATAGTTCTCCCTGGAATAAAACCATGTTGATTGTTGTGCcatatttttgaatttatcaTTGCCTTTTGGATACGTCTATTTACCACACTGCTTATAAGACGTAATGCACAATTGATGAGTAAAATGGGACGGACATTGTTGATTTCCTTTATACTATTCCCATGTTTTGGTATTAATGTGATTATGATTCTTTGAAAGTCCTTGGGTAGATTACCAGTTTTCCGGATTTTATTAGCTTCCTTAACCAATGCTGGACCACACACACCCCAAAGGTTCTTTAAACATTTCATGGAAATACCATCCTCCCCAGGAGTTTTATCTCCCAGGGCTTCATCTAACTCACAAGTGAGTTCTTCTAGCGTAATGGGTTTAGCTAGGAGCGACCTATCATCATCGCCAAGTCTTTTTGGGAACTTGGCTAGATAGTTTTCTATATAATGTCTAACTTTGGTATCCTTATTGTACAATCCAGACATATAGTTAGATGCAGCATTCAACATAGCTTCTGTGGTATCAGCAACTTCCCCTTTCTCATCAACTAGGGATAGTGAATGGATTTTCTTGGGCTGTTTATTCCCGTCAAAGCATACATTTAAGTCGTCAAATGTTGTtgtattggtggtggttgaaTCTGATGATTCAGTTGGTTTTACTTTTTTAAAGTTATTTGTTTTAACCGTACGGTGAATGAGTTGCCGTAATTGACTCCAATCTTTGATCCAAGACccttcaattttttcaatgaagTTTTTGTTGGTGAATACATTATCTTTAACGATAACCCTTCCTGGACCAATATCCGATTAGTTGTGTTTTTTCAAGATTATAACTGAATGTTATAGCATTGTGtgttgatttcaatttgggtattttgatttgttgaaatcGTGGTATCTGTACCATGAGTTGTGATGATACATGGAATCGATCAATACGTCGATTGTTTTGTGGGTTTTTGTTAGTAGCCCAGATTTTGTTTGGGTAAAATTCCCTAAAGACGTCAACAAGTTTGTGATTGTTGTACAAGTCAAGTGATTCTTGTCTTGATTTGTCTTCCCCTTGTTTGTCACACCCATAAGTTTGTCTATCAGTGGCAAGGTTTAGTATGTGGTTGAAATTCCCTCCCATGATGATTGGGTATGTTTTGGGTAACTCATTATTAAGTTGTTGAGTTAATGTCACCTGCATTGGTGCTTTATCAGCTATTGGATAGTATACGCTGACCAAAATTATTCGTGtattttggatttggatTATAACATCATTGACATATTGACTCACTTGTTCAGTAAGGTTTAAAGTGTTTGTctcaattatttttatcaagTTTTCTATTTTGTGGTTGATAGCAATTGCCGTCTTGTCGTTGGAGTGACTTTGAATGACAGTAATGGGTAGTCTGGTGGTAAGAATTTGTAATGTGGTGGTGTTGTTTGGGGATATATCTTGTAGAAAGATAATGtcatatttttcaagaatAGTATTCATTACTGAAGTACTATTGGTCCGTTCGATATTGATAGAACAGAAAGTCAATTGGTATTGTTCAACTGCAGCGAAACATTTCATTGTCTAGCATTGGCAACGACCCTGATCGGCTCGTCATCACTCatattttcatcttcaacgATTTTCACTATTTCATCTGCTTGTGTTGGAACTATTGGTTGTTGACCTATGACTCTGGTGGTATCCCCTTCTTCTTGTGAttgtgtttgttgttgttgggcTTTATTCCTGCGAACAAAACTATCAAGTTCTTGTTCATATGTTCTTGGTGTTGGTTCAATGGTTGATgaattttccaaaatgaATCCTCTTCCGACACGTGTACTTGGTGATTTATCCCTACGTTgtcttttgttgttgttggttttggtggtgttgttgtttg
This genomic stretch from Candida albicans SC5314 chromosome 1, complete sequence harbors:
- a CDS encoding uncharacterized protein (Predicted ORF in retrotransposon Zorro2 with similarity to zinc finger-containing retroviral nucleocapsid proteins; un-merged from orf19.7275 in a revision of Assembly 21 based on comparative genome analysis and new sequence data); protein product: MKGIYLTLASTKTFCDSCRGVGHSRWDCKSVKYCHRCKSTNHPTGKHNQFIKQQTKKQQQQQNSKPSNNNTTKTNNNKRQRRDKSPSTRVGRGFILENSSTIEPTPRTYEQELDSFVRRNKAQQQQTQSQEEGDTTRVIGQQPIVPTQADEIVKIVEDENMSDDEPIRVVANARQ
- a CDS encoding uncharacterized protein (Protein of unknown function; transcript detected on high-resolution tiling arrays); its protein translation is MSRIYHFDILHSLGDHDITGIQNQIKTCFRYISQENLEALPKQGGFGLLNLRTQLSGGRCRMILHTLIGDQDWQFEIYRLKIQKFINKIQPPKQEDNHQQIVPWYKFLMH
- the FGR24 gene encoding Fgr24p (Protein encoded in retrotransposon Zorro2 with similarity to retroviral endonuclease-reverse transcriptase proteins; lacks an ortholog in S. cerevisiae; transposon mutation affects filamentous growth) — protein: MNTILEKYDIIFLQDISPNNTTTLQILTTRLPITVIQSHSNDKTAIAINHKIENLIKIIETNTLNLTEQVSQYVNDVIIQIQNTRIILVSVYYPIADKAPMQVTLTQQLNNELPKTYPIIMGGNFNHILNLATDRQTYGCDKQGEDKSRQESLDLYNNHKLVDVFREFYPNKIWATNKNPQNNRRIDRFHVSSQLMVQIPRFQQIKIPKLKSTHNAITFSYNLEKTQLIGYWSRKGYR
- a CDS encoding uncharacterized protein (Predicted ORF in retrotransposon Zorro2 with similarity to retroviral reverse transcriptase proteins), whose protein sequence is MLNAASNYMSGLYNKDTKVRHYIENYLAKFPKRLGDDDRSLLAKPITLEELTCELDEASGDKTPGEDGISMKCLKNLWGVCGPALVKEANKIRKTGNLPKDFQRIIITLIPKHGNSIKEINNVRPILLINCALRLISSVVNRRIQKAMINSKIWHNNQHGFIPGRTIQDVTQKLATTIDAIRRHTSSNHAVILIDFRKAFDNINCLYLLLTLTKLNIDDDTIRYCMAVTADHFGQIQLNNRLSSSFKLGKGVRQENPLSPALFNIGLEPLFHKIDQTLTAVKLENGYSVNVLAYADDITIFVDNEGGANLLRKFYTTLKKFSVYK